A window of the Parabacteroides merdae ATCC 43184 genome harbors these coding sequences:
- a CDS encoding class I fructose-bisphosphate aldolase, whose product MDTSKIISLLGEQSEFLLGHTCKTIDKSLIHIPSPSVIDSIWIGSDRNIQTLNNLQRLLGSGRLANTGYVSILPVDQDIEHTAGASFAPNPIYFDPENIVRLAIEGGCNGVASTFGILGSIARKYAHKIPFVVKLNHNELLTYPNSYNQIMFGSVKEAWDMGAAAVGATIYFGSEESRRQLVEVSEAFEYAHELGMATILWCYLRNSEFKKDGVDYHAAADLTGQANHLGVTIKADIIKQKLPENNGGFTAVKFGKIDQKMYTELATEHPIDLCRYQVANNYMGRVGLINSGGESHGASDLKDAVYTAVVNKRAGGMGLISGRKAFQRPMKDGVELLHTIQDVYLDPGITIA is encoded by the coding sequence ATGGACACTTCAAAGATTATCAGCCTACTGGGCGAACAAAGCGAATTCCTGTTGGGACACACTTGTAAAACGATCGATAAATCACTTATACACATTCCTTCACCGTCTGTCATCGACAGTATATGGATCGGCTCGGATAGAAATATCCAAACATTAAACAACCTGCAACGCCTGTTAGGAAGCGGACGGTTGGCAAATACGGGATACGTCTCAATACTGCCTGTGGACCAAGATATCGAACATACGGCGGGAGCTTCCTTCGCTCCGAACCCGATCTATTTCGATCCGGAAAACATCGTCAGGTTGGCTATTGAAGGAGGATGTAACGGAGTAGCCTCTACGTTCGGAATCTTAGGTTCCATAGCACGTAAATATGCGCATAAGATACCGTTTGTGGTCAAACTGAATCATAACGAATTACTGACTTATCCCAATTCATACAACCAGATCATGTTCGGCTCCGTAAAAGAAGCCTGGGACATGGGAGCTGCAGCCGTAGGCGCTACCATCTACTTCGGTTCGGAAGAAAGTAGAAGACAGTTGGTCGAAGTGTCAGAGGCTTTTGAATATGCGCACGAGCTAGGAATGGCCACCATCTTATGGTGTTACTTGCGCAACAGTGAATTCAAAAAAGACGGTGTTGACTATCATGCCGCAGCCGACCTGACAGGCCAAGCCAACCATTTGGGTGTTACGATCAAAGCAGATATCATAAAGCAGAAGCTACCGGAAAACAACGGAGGATTCACAGCTGTCAAATTTGGCAAAATCGACCAAAAGATGTACACCGAACTAGCTACAGAACACCCGATTGACCTCTGTCGCTACCAGGTTGCCAACAACTACATGGGACGTGTCGGCCTCATCAACTCTGGTGGTGAATCTCACGGAGCTTCCGACTTGAAAGATGCGGTCTACACGGCTGTCGTCAATAAGCGGGCAGGCGGTATGGGACTGATCAGCGGGCGAAAAGCGTTCCAACGTCCGATGAAAGACGGTGTAGAGCTGCTGCACACCATACAGGATGTATATCTGGACCCGGGAATCACAATTGCTTAG
- a CDS encoding NADH peroxidase, giving the protein MKKKWICTVCGYVHEGDEAPEFCPQCKQPKSKFKEMVETTGALTFADEHVIGVAKGCDEEMIKDLNAHFMGECTEVGMYLAMSRQADREGYPEVAEAFKRYAWEEAEHAAKFAELLGDVVWDTKTNLEKRKDAECGACEDKKRIATRAKQLNLDAIHDTVHEMCKDEARHGKGFEGLYNRYFK; this is encoded by the coding sequence ATGAAAAAGAAATGGATTTGCACAGTATGCGGTTATGTACACGAAGGTGATGAAGCTCCTGAATTCTGTCCTCAATGCAAGCAGCCGAAGAGTAAATTTAAAGAAATGGTAGAAACTACCGGTGCATTGACTTTTGCCGATGAACATGTGATCGGTGTTGCTAAAGGTTGTGATGAAGAAATGATTAAAGATTTGAACGCGCATTTCATGGGTGAATGTACTGAAGTCGGTATGTATCTGGCTATGAGTCGCCAAGCTGACCGTGAAGGTTATCCTGAAGTAGCAGAAGCATTCAAACGCTATGCTTGGGAAGAAGCTGAACACGCTGCTAAGTTTGCCGAACTGCTGGGTGATGTTGTTTGGGACACAAAAACAAACTTGGAGAAACGTAAAGACGCTGAATGCGGTGCTTGCGAAGATAAGAAACGTATTGCCACTCGTGCAAAACAATTAAACTTGGATGCTATCCACGACACAGTTCACGAAATGTGTAAGGACGAAGCTCGCCACGGTAAAGGATTTGAAGGTTTATACAACCGTTATTTCAAATAA
- a CDS encoding class I SAM-dependent methyltransferase — MELTTSHIQFIKEHATDDLTRLLLSAAKYPGMDIPFLVDQIAVRRQIREKLPSWFENGQLVFPAKIAAEQCSSEQTAAYKQELIGESWTICDLTGGLGIDSYFLSRKAKQLTYIERFPVYCEAAKHNFSVLEANNITIINADAAQVVDTLPEVDAFYIDPARRGESNKRVFALQDCEPNLPGLLPALLKRSPHVIAKLSPMADIQMTLELLPGTTSVHVLSVRNECKELLFVVEREADGREPLVRCINFGLDGMQSFSFTLEEERSAVLVPAGQVGTYLYEPNASVLKAGAFKQIAVRTGVKKLQVNSHLYTSDHLVSDFPGRRFRVDEVLSFTGKLCKGLSKTIPQANITVRNFPLSVEELRKRTKITDGGHVYLFATTLVDGEKVLVKCSKA; from the coding sequence ATGGAACTGACAACTTCACACATACAGTTTATCAAAGAACATGCAACAGACGATTTAACCCGCCTGTTGCTTTCCGCTGCCAAGTATCCCGGAATGGATATTCCCTTTTTAGTCGATCAGATTGCTGTCCGAAGGCAGATCCGGGAGAAGTTGCCGTCGTGGTTTGAGAACGGACAATTGGTTTTTCCAGCTAAGATTGCGGCGGAACAGTGTTCATCTGAACAGACAGCAGCTTATAAACAGGAACTGATTGGTGAAAGTTGGACCATTTGCGACCTGACGGGAGGACTGGGAATCGATAGCTATTTTCTTTCCCGAAAGGCGAAACAATTGACTTATATAGAACGTTTTCCTGTTTATTGTGAAGCCGCGAAACATAATTTTTCTGTCTTGGAGGCCAACAATATAACGATCATAAATGCTGATGCCGCCCAAGTTGTTGATACCCTTCCGGAGGTCGATGCTTTCTATATCGATCCTGCACGCCGAGGAGAATCCAACAAGCGGGTTTTTGCTTTGCAGGATTGTGAACCTAACCTGCCCGGACTGTTGCCGGCGCTTCTGAAACGTTCCCCGCATGTCATTGCAAAGCTTTCGCCGATGGCAGATATACAAATGACTTTGGAGTTGTTGCCGGGGACGACATCCGTGCATGTCCTTTCGGTTAGGAACGAATGCAAGGAACTGCTTTTTGTGGTGGAACGAGAGGCGGATGGCAGAGAACCGTTAGTCCGGTGCATCAATTTCGGACTGGATGGAATGCAATCTTTCTCTTTTACATTAGAAGAGGAACGTAGCGCCGTATTGGTTCCTGCCGGTCAGGTAGGTACATATTTGTATGAACCGAATGCCTCGGTTTTAAAAGCCGGCGCATTTAAGCAGATTGCCGTCCGGACGGGAGTGAAGAAGTTGCAGGTGAACAGCCATCTATATACATCGGACCATTTAGTTTCCGACTTTCCCGGTCGCAGATTCCGAGTGGATGAAGTGCTGTCTTTTACCGGAAAACTCTGTAAAGGACTATCAAAGACAATCCCCCAAGCAAATATAACCGTGCGTAATTTTCCTCTCTCCGTAGAAGAACTGCGTAAGCGGACGAAGATCACCGACGGAGGCCATGTCTATCTCTTTGCAACTACCTTGGTGGATGGAGAAAAGGTGCTGGTCAAGTGTTCCAAAGCCTGA